Proteins encoded by one window of Arachis ipaensis cultivar K30076 chromosome B04, Araip1.1, whole genome shotgun sequence:
- the LOC110271544 gene encoding uncharacterized protein LOC110271544: MAATIQPELMALHRLLAYPKETTVWSSKVPQRSTDDWTFGSDHREGDGNDDDEEPITKRLRRRHDLKRIPKSCSIVRETSRTSKTKRTKNQKGSDMKAGVISGSVIRNDKAIAFDDDDEDNQPIGKRIHIKTQKSKPQQQKGTAGENIATRLPKTSKKPTEKYDAEPKTPSATMIDYSGIQEYSSEFFDMHPDILSQRDPECERLWVEIERRYPLRDISID; the protein is encoded by the exons ATGGCAGCAACTATTCAACCCGAG TTGATGGCCCTACACAGGCTTTTGGCGTACCCGAAGGAAACGACGGTGTGGTCCTCGAAGGTGCCACAGAGGAGcactgatgattggactttt GGATCTGATCACAGAGAGGGTGATGGCAATGACGATGACGAAGAGCCCATTACAAAGAGACTACGTCGTAGACATGATTTGAAGAGGATACCGAAATCTTGTTCGATAGTAAGAGAGACCAGCAGAACGAGCAAGAcaaagagaacaaagaaccaaaaa GGATCCGACATGAAGGCAGGAGTTATTAGCGGCTCAGTGATAAGAAATGATAAAGCAATTGCTTTTGACGATGATGACGAGGATAACCAACCCATTGGCAAGAGAATCCACATCAAAACCCAGAAAAGCAAACCACAACAGCAAAAAGGGACAGCAGGGGAGAACATCGCAACAAGGCTCCCGAAAACATCAAAGAAACCAACTGAGAAGTATGATGCTGAACCAAAAACTCCATCAGCTACAATGATTGACTATTCAGGAATTCAGGAATATTCAAGTGAATTTTTTGACAT GCACCCTGACATCTTATCGCAGCGAGATCCAGAGTGCGAAAGGCTATGGGTAGAAATCGAGCGACGTTACCCATTGAGAGACATTAGCATCGACTAG
- the LOC110270725 gene encoding uncharacterized protein LOC110270725 translates to MGKPKLLETRCSPCYIVDLFHDLETNQAKAKLDEIEEIGFGFLKLVPKWNVKQGIMVMLAKAYDTETSTLKVADGVIRIGAELFERLFGILPGVDDFPPFDASNADHVSIRRRFHRLNTIQLRQFVNQCAMDTEDDRMEFMRHFILLVLKMFLCPTVQHVISSWHINTILDVSDPGRFRWPLRIFKSLEQAIRKYQCKKKTSLVRAACLPCWCCTSIS, encoded by the exons ATGGGAAAGCCg AAATTACTAGAGACACGGTGTTCACCGTGCTACATCGTAGATTTGTTCCACGATCTGGAAACTAACCAAGCGAAAGCAAAGCTAgatgagatagaagaaattggtttCGGTTTCCTTAAGCTAGTACCAAAGTGGAATGTTAAACAAGGGATAATGGTGATGCTGGCCAAGGCTTACGACACTGAAACAAGCACCTTGAAAGTAGCTGATGGAGTTATCCGTATTGGGGCTGAGCTGTTTGAACGTCTGTTTGGAATTCTGCCCGGTG TTGATGACTTCCCCCCGTTCGACGCTAGTAATGCCGACCATGTGTCGATACGAAGAAGATTTCACCGGTTAAATACTATACAGCTGAGACAGTTTGTTAACCAGTGCGCTATGGATACTGAAGATGATAGGATGGAGTTTATGAGGCATTTCATCCTGCTCGTGCTGAAGATGTTTTTGTGTCCGACTGTGCAGCACGTCATCTCGTCGTGGCACATCAATACAATACTTGATGTATCTGATCCCGGGAGATTCCGTTGGCCGTTGCGTATTTTCAAATCATTAGAACAAGCAATTAGGAAGtaccaatgtaaaaaaaaaacaagtctTGTGAGGGCTGCATGTTTGCCTTGCTG GTGTTGTACTTCCATAAGCTAA